The proteins below are encoded in one region of Colletotrichum lupini chromosome 5, complete sequence:
- a CDS encoding ubiquinol-cytochrome C reductase complex 14kD subunit, whose protein sequence is MTSLISKQLADGILARPFLKSIFVPFSNWYANAAGHRKLGLRLRKTTQKLIANFSFDCRFDDLIEEETDIVQKALKRLSPKESYDRVYRIRRAVQLSYQHKLLPKNEWTKPEEDYPYLGPIIQQIQAEEAERLAFETMEEAERASRAHDAVKPTAVHQHHDWRCLVTNEAAKMWSTIGIKITSAPDKIQSNLGAYFLNHAAIDELSSRFGFLVDQIRTRPQDGLVKDDLTSPKDCTKRGSEDAKAIQDMVNITSHQNNLHSRRLKARLRDLPLIARANAPFQVSSTLPPLDFNKSSTPFTDNGRKPDTGESSNGNLRAVSILLNDNTQGHRRMQEHHQDKEAYGADYIIFQAMSFRLQGKISAPPSPFPGPTLRPVTREENRDDGYRKTFHASVKALA, encoded by the exons ATGACTTCGCTCATTTCCAAGCAGCTCGCCGACGGCATTCTTGCCCGCCCCTTCCTGAAGAGCATCTTCGTCCCCTTCTCCAACTGGTACGCCAACGCTGCCGGCCACCGCAAGCTCGGCTTGAG GCTCCGGAAGACAACACAGAAACTAATTGCCAATTTTTCCTTCGACTGCAGATTCGACGACCTCATCGAGGAGGAGACCGATATCGTCCAGAAGGCCCTGAAGCGCCTCTCCCCCAAGGAGTCCTACGACCGCGTCTACCGCATCCGCCGCGCCGTCCAGCTCTCCTACCAGCACAAGCTCCTGCCCAAGAACGAGTGGACCAAACCCGAGGAG GACTACCCCTACCTCGGACCCATCATCCAGCAGATCCAGGCTGAGGAGGCCGAGAGGCTGGCCTTTGAGACCATGGAG GAGGCGGAGAGAGCGAGCCGCGCGCACGATGCTGTAAA ACCCACTGCAGTGCATCAACATCATGA TTGGCGGTGCCTTGTTACCAATGAGGCTGCAAAGATGTGGTCGACAATCGGAATCAAAATTACATCAGCACCTGACAAGATACAATCGAATCTCGGGGCGTACTTCTTGAATCA TGCAGCTATTGACGAATTGAG TTCTCGATTTGGATTTTTGGTAGATCAG ATTCGCACACGCCCGCAAGACGGATTAGTGAAAGATGATCTCACGTCGCCA AAAGACTGCACAAAA AGAGGATCCGAGGATGCAAAGGCAATTCAAGATATGGTCAACATCACTTCACATCAGAACAATCTTCACTCCAGACGACTAAAGGCGAGACTCCGTGACTTGCCGCTCATTGCTAGAGCAAA CGCCCCTTTCCAGGTATCTTCAACTCTACCGCCGCTGGACTTTAACAAAAGTAGCACTCCATTCACAGACAACGGAAGAAAACCAGACACCGGCGAGTCCAGTAATGGCAATTTGCGGGCGGTCTCCATCTTGTT AAACGACAATACACAGGGCCATCGCCGCATGCAAGAACACCATCAAGATAAAGAGGCTTATGGAGCTGACTACATTATCTTCCAAGCAA TGTCTTTCCGTCTACAAGGCAAGATAAGCGCCCCTCCGTCCCCTTTCCCCGGTCCCACCCTCCGCCCAGTAACACGAGAAGAGAACAGGGACGACGGCTATCGCAAGACTTTTCACGCATCAGTCAAGGCCTTGGCCTGA